GTCGAGGCCCCCGCTGACGGTCACCAGTACAGGGTCATTCTCTAGGGAAAACAGCTGGTGGGTTTCGATGAACTGGCGAACTTGGTCGAGCATAGGGGAGAAGTTAAAAATTACGAGTTAAAATTTGAGCGCTAGTTATGAAGCTGTTTAGGAAGTCGTCAGAACGTCATGCTGAGCTTGTCGAAGCATCTCTCCCGCTCAACTAATCAGGACTACTGCCGCAGTAGAGATGCTTCGACAAGCTCAGCATGACGTTCAATTTTGAGGTTTCAGACATCCTAAACAGCTTTTGTGATGGAAAAAGGGTTGACGGGCAATTATTTCAACTTTTAACTTATTTCAGGCGGGTTATTTCGGCTAGCATGGCATCCAGCCGTTAGGTCACGGTGAGGTCGCCGCGCCAGCACCGGGCAGTCAAAGTGGCCGAGCCAGGCCAGGTGGTTGGCCAGGGTGCGGCTGCCGCCGCAGGAGCCGTCGTCGTAGCCGGCCGCCCGGGCCAGTAAGGCTTCGGTTTGGGCCGTGCGGGCGGGGTTGGTAGTAATAACGTCGCTGTAGCGGGCGTGTTCGCGCTGCCGCAGGCGGCGCAGGCGCAGGGCCGGCGGCAGCCACAGAAATACCACTAAGTCGAACGCCGCCATCTGCTGCTCGCCCTAGGGGCACCAGCCCACCAACGAGCCGCTCAGCACCCAGCGGGGGCTCCGGGCCAGGTCGCGGGCCAGTAGCGCATTGCGCTCGGCCGCGGGGCACCGCACCGTAAATGGCACCTCCGAAGGGCCCCAGAAGTAGTCGTCGCTGTCGAAGTATAGCACGCCCAGGGCCGCGCCCAGCGCCGTGCTCAGCGTGGTGGCGCCCGCCCCGGCGGCCCCGAAGAGATGGATTTTCATGGCAGAAGGAAACGGCTGGCTTGGCCCGGGGCCCCAAGGCACTAAGCCGCAAAGATGCGCGTTAGGCCCCGCCGGCCGCCGTACCTTTGCCCGCTAAATGCCCCGCTTCCGCTTTTTTATTCTGCTCTTGCTGCTGCTGCCGGCCCTGGCCTGGGCCCAGCGGCCCGGTGCCCCGCCCCGCCCGGTGCCCCAGCCCGCCAAGCCCGCCGCCAAAGGCACGCCCGTGGAACTGCTGAAAGGCGCCGGCTTGCTGGTGGGCGTGACGACGCCCGAGGGCGTGAAAATCCGCAAGGTGATTGGCAACGTGGGCTTCAAGCAGGGCGACACGTTTCTGTACTGCGACTCGGCCTACCAATACCTCGACCGCAACGAGATTGAGGCGTTCAGCAACGTGCGCGTCATCCAGAACGACACCGTGACCATTACCGGCGACAAGGGCTACTACAACGGCAACCTGCGCACGGCCCGCATGGTGGGCAACGTGGTGATGCGCGACCCACGCATGACCCTGACCACGCCCACGCTCAACTACGACCTGAACCGCAAAACGGCCACCTACCTCGAAACCGGCCACCTCACCGACCCGCAAAACACGCTCGACAGCCAGCAGGGTTTCTACGACACCAATAGCAAGGTATTCGTCTTCAAGCGCGACGTGCACCTCGTGTCCATCGACGCCCAAAACCAGCGCACCGACCTCAACAACGACACGCTGACCTACAACACCATCAGTAAGATAGCCTATTTCGACGGGCCCACGCGCATCCGGGGGCAGCAGGGCAACCTGTACGCCGAGAAGGGCAACTACAACACCGCCACGCGGGTGTCGAACTTCCAGAAGAGCGCCAAAATAGACACGCCCAACTACCTGCTCGGCGGCGACCGGCTGGTGTACGACGAGGGCCGGCTCTACGGCGAGGCGGCGGGGCACGTCACGCTTATTTCCAAGAAGGACAACATCACGCTGCGCGGCGACTTTGGCCGGCACTGGCGCGGGCTGGGGCGCACCAAGCTCTACGGCGGGCGGCCGGTGGTGCGCAACATTTCGGGCAAGGACACCCTGTACATGGCCGCCGACACGCTGCTGAGCGTGGAAAGCCGCCCCGGCACGCCCAACGTGCGCCAGGTGCTGTACGCCTTCCCCAAGGCCCGGATTTTCAAAGCCAACCTACAGGGGCGCTGCGATTCGCTGACCTACGACCGCCAGGACAGCATCATCTACCTGAACCGCGACCCGGTGCTGTGGCAGGCCCACACCCAAATGGTGGCCGACTCGATGGAAATCCGGCAGAAGCGTGGCAAGGTGGACCAGATGCGGCTGTACGCCAACTCGTTCGTTATCAACCAGGACACGCTGCTGAACTTCAACCAGATGAAGGGCCGCAACATTATGGCCTACTTCCGCGGGGGCCAGATTGGGCGCATCGATGTGCTGGGCAACGCCGAAAGCATCGCCTACGCCCTCGACGGCGACACCGTGGTAACGGGCCTGAACAAGGGCGTGTCGGCTACGATGACGCTGCGCTTTGCCGATAACAAGCTGCAAAAAATCACGATGTTGGCCAACCCCGATGCCAACTTCATCCCGCTGCACGAAATAAAGGAGCCGGACACGCGCCTCAAGGGCTTCCGCTGGCGCGATACCGAGCGCCCCACTCGCCGCCAGGTGCTGGGTAAGCAGTTCGACGACCGCCCGCCCCGCAAACCCGCCCGCAAGAAAACGTCCGTGCGGGCCAAGCGCCCGGCCAAGAAAGCCACTCGAGGGGCCCCCAGCACTGGCCCACGCAAACCGCCCGCCACACCCAAACCTATCCCCACCAAGCCCGTTGCCCGGCCCTGAATGCAACCCTTGGGGCCCCGGCTGCGGTCCAGTCGAAAGCCAACGCCCGGCCGCCACTGGTCCGCGGCTCCGGAAGCCGTTTCCGGTTTGTAATTGCCATCGTACCTTTGTTGTTACTTATGCCATTTTCCCGCTTAACGCTCGTTTTCTTCTGCCTGGCCGCGCTGCTGCTGGGGGCCTGCAACCCCGGCTACCAGAAGCTGCTCAAAAGCGGCGACGTGAACAAAAAGTACGAAGCCGCCGTCCGCTACTACGACGCGGGCGACTATTTCCGCGCCGGTACGCTGCTCGAAGACCTGATTCCGCTGCTCAAGGGCCGCCCCGAGGCCGAGAAGGCGCAGTTCTACTTCGCCAACACCAACTTCAAGCAGCGCAACTACGTGCTGGGGGCCTACTACTTCAAGCAGTTCACCGACACGTACCCCAACTCGGTGTACACCGAGGAGGCTTCGTTTATGCACGCCAAGTCGCTGTTCCGCGATTCGCCGGGCTTCGAGCTGGACCAGACCAACACCACGTCGGCGCTGGAAGTCATCCAAGACTTCATCAACCGCTACCCCGAAAGCAAATTCCGACCGGAAACGGAAAGCATGTCGCAGGAATTGCAGAAGAAGCTGGAAAGCAAGGCCTTCGGTGCCGCTGAACTTTACTACAAGCTGCGCTACAACCAGGCAGCCGTGACGGCCATGGGCGTGTTCGAGCAGAACTACCCCGCCTCGCCGTTCATCGACCAGGCCGATTTTCTGCGCCTGAGCGCCCAGTACGCCTGGGCCAAGGAGAGCATTGAATCGAAGCAGCGCGAACGGTTTCTCGACGCCGTGGCGTTCTACCAGCACTACATCGACACTTTCCCGCAGAGCAAAAACCTGAAGCTGGCCCAGTCCATGTACGACGACAGCCGCGCCGAGCTGGAACGGCTGAAAGCCATCCCCGGGGCCGAGGCCGCGGCGGCCAAATAATTTCGGGCCCGCCACGGCCCGGGGCCCCGGCGTTACTCGCCACCGGCTCCCATTCATTTTCAATTAAGTAACCCATCAGTGCCCATGAAACCCGCCCCCAACGCCGTATCCAGTTCCATCGTGACGCGCAACATGGCCGATTTTAGCATCGAAAGCGGCAACGTGTACGAAGCCATTTCCGTCATCTCGAAGCGCGCCAACCAACTCTCCATCAAGCTGAAGGAAGAGCTGAACGACCGCCTGGCCGAGTTCGCCTCGACCGTTGACAACCTGGAAGAAGTGTTCGAAAACCGCGAGCAAATCGAGGTGTCGAAGCACTACGAGCGCATGCCCAAGCCCACCAGCCTCGCCATCGAGGAGTTCCTGGAAGGCAAGCTGCGCTACACCACCCCCGATCCGGTGGAAGTGCCCCTGGCCCGCGAGTTGTTCTAATTATCGCCGGTGCTGCCGCTCGCTTCGTTGCCCTTGTCACCGCTGGCGGGCCGCCGCCTGCTGCTGGGCGTGAGCGGCAGCATCGCCGCCTACAAAGCCGCCGCCCTCACGCGGCTGCTGGTGCAGGCCGGGGCTGAGGTACAGGTTATCCTCACCGAAGCCGCCGCCGCCTTCGTCACGCCCCTCACGCTGGGCACCCTCTCCAAAAAGCCCGTCCTGACGGGCTTTTTGCGTGATGCAGCCTCTGGGCAGTGGCACAACCACGTCGAGCTGGGGCTGTGGGCCGACGCGTTGCTCATCGCGCCAGCTAGCGCCAACACGCTCGGCCAGTTGGCCAATGGCCTGTGCCCCAACTTGCTGAGCGCCGTGTACTTGTCGGCACGCTGCCCAGTGTTTCTGGCCCCGGCCATGGACCTGGACATGTACGCCCACCCCGCCGTGACGCAGAACCTGGCGCGCCTGCGCAGCTTCGGCAACCACGTGTTCGACTCGCCCAGCGGCGAGTTGGCCAGCGGCCTCGTGGGCCCCGGCCGCATGCTGGAGCCCGAAGCCCTAGTGCAGGCGCTGGAAAAGCACTTTCAATCCTAGCTACTACAATGCGCGTCCTGATTACTGCGGGCCCTACCTACGAGCCGCTGGACCCGGTGCGGTTCATCGGCAACCGGTCGACGGGCAAGATGGGCTACGCGTTGGCTGAGGCATTTGCGGCGGCGGGGGCCCGGGTGGACCTCATCAGCGGGCCCAGCGCCCTGCCCGCGCCGGCCCACCCGGCCGTGCAGCTCACGCGCGTGGAAACTGCTGCCGAGATGTACGCCGCCGCGGCTGCCGGGGCCCCCGCGGCCGACGTGTGGGTGTTTGCCGCTGCCGTGGCCGACTACCGGCCCGCCCACGTGGCCGCCGAGAAGATTAAAAAAGCCGGCGACACGCTGACGCTGGAGCTGGTGAAGAACGTGGACATTGCCGCCACGCTCGGCCAAACCAAGCGGGCTGAACAATTTGCCGTCGGTTTTGCGTTGGAGACGACGAACGAGCTGGCCCACGCCCAGGACAAGCTGCACCGCAAAAACTTCGACCTCGTGGTGCTGAATTCACTGCGCGACGCTGGAGCCGGGTTCGGCCACGACACCAACAAAGTGAGCGTACTGGACCGTGCCGACCAGGTGGTTACCTTTGAACTGATGGCCAAAACCGACTTGGCCAGCGAGTTGGTGCGCTTGATTTTGGCCCGCCGCGCAGCCATTATAACTACTTGATTTAACTTGTGATGCGTAAAATCTGGGCCCTGTTGCCGCTGCTGCTATTGTTGCTGGGGGCCCCCGCCCGGGCCCAGGAGCTGAACTGCACCGTGGAAGTATCCATAGGGCCGAGCGTGGTGATTACCGACCAGAGCATCGTGGCCAACATGCAGCGCGACATTTCGGCCTTTCTCAATACCCGCACCTGGACCAGCACTACGTACCAGGAAAAAGAGCGCATTAAGTGCCGCATGTTCGTGGTGATTACGGGCGGCGCGGCACCGTCGTACCAGGCCACTATGCGGCTGCTTTCGACCCGGCCGATCTACGGCACGGGCTACGAAACCAACGTCATCAGCATCGTCGACAAGAGCTTCAATTTCAACTATCCACCGCCCAACTCGCTCGATTTTTCGCCCAACAGCTTCGTTTCTAACCTTTCGTCGTTGCTGGGCTTCTACGCTAATATCATCGTGGGGCTCGACCGCGACACGTTCAGCCGGCTCGGGGGCACGCAGTATTTTGAAAACGCCCGGCTCATCATGACCTACTCGGCCTCGCAGAGCAGCAGCGAGGGCCAAGATCCGAGCTGGACCAACGGCGGGGGCCTGCGCAGCCGCTACCAGCTGCTCACCAACCTAACCGACCCGCAACTCGAAGCCTTCCGCACCGGCTCGTACGCCTACTACCGGCAGGGCATGGACCTGTTCATCGAGAAGCCCGACGAGGCGCGCACGGCCGTGCTGGGGGCCCTCACGGGTATCAACGCGGCAGCGTCGCTGCGGGTGAGCGAGCCAATTTTTCGGTATTTCTTCGACGCCAAGGCCGACGAGATTGCTAATATTTTCCGCACCAGCTCCGACCCGAACCAGAAGCAGCAACTGGTGACGATGCTGGTCAACATCGACGCGACCAACGCGGCGAAATACCAGGCCATTCTCACGGCTCGCTAGCGCTGCGGGATGGTAATATATTGGTTATTACATGGCTAGGCGTGAATTAGCATTTGCCAAAACTTCGGGGTTAACTTTAATAAATAATCCATCGGGGCCCTGCGAAGCGCCGAAATAATTATTTATTCCGATACGGCGGCTGCTTTTGGCCGCGGCGCTTTGTGCGCATACTGGCCCCATCTACCCAATTATGTTAGTCGATTTACGCATCCAGAACTACGCCCTGATTGAGTCGCTGGAGTTGCGGCCGTCGCCGCTGCTCAACATTATCACCGGCGAAACGGGGGCCGGCAAATCCATCATGCTGGGAGCCATTGGGCTGTTGCTGGGCAACCGGGCCGATGGTAAGCTGCTGTTCGACACGGCGCGCAAGTGCGTAATTGAGGGGCAGTTTGACATTGCCAGCTATCAGCTGCAAGATATTTTTGAGGCCGAGGACCTGGACTACGACGCGCAGTGCATTCTGCGGCGTGAAATCAGCCCCACGGGCAAGTCGCGGGCCTTTGTGAACGACACGCCGGTGACGCTGGAAGCACTGCGGAAAATCGGGGCCAACCTGATGGACATCCACTCGCAGCACGACACGCTGCTGCTCGGTGATACGGTGTTTCAGCTTAACCTGCTCGACCTTTATGCCGGGCTGGTGCCGCAGCGCACGCACTACAGCAACGCCTTCCGGCAGTACCGCAAGCTGGAGGCCGAGTTGAAAACGCTGGAGGACCAGTCGAACCAGGCCAACGCGCAGCTCGATTACAATAGCTTTTTGCTGAATGAGCTGGAGGAAGCCAGCCTCGACAACGAGGATCAGGACGCCTTGGAGCAGGAGGTAAAGCAGCTGGAGCACGCCGAGGAAATCAAGTATAAGCTGAGCCAAGCGTTGCACGGGCTGCGCGACAGCGAGAGCTGCGCCACCGGCACCATGAAGGACGCCTCGACGCTGCTGGGCCAGGTGGCGGCCTACGCCGAGAACTTCCGCGAGCTGCGCCAGCGCCTGGAAAGCTGCCTGATTGAGCTGCACGACATTGCCGACGAGGTGGAAACCGCCGAGCGCCGCACCGAGGGCGACCCCGCCCGCACCGAAGAATTGCAGGAGCGCCTGAACGTGCTCTACACCTTGCAGCGCAAGCACGCGGTGCGCGAACTGGGGGCCCTGTTGGCCGTGCGCGACGAGCTGCGCCAGAAGGTGGGCAACGTGCTGAACCTCGACAAGCAAATTGCCCGGGTGCGCAAGGACGTAGAAGCGGCCCTGACCGCGGTGACCAAGCAGGCGGCCAAGCTCTCGGAGAGCCGGCGCAAGTCGTTCCCGCGCTTCGAGCAGGAGCTGCGCGACCTGGTGGCTGACCTGGGCATGCCCAACGCCCGCATCGTGGTGGACCACCGCGCCGGGGCCCCCAGCGCCAGCGGCACCGACGTGGTGAACATCCTCTTCACGGCCAACAAGGGGGCCCAGCCCCAGACGCTGAGCAAGGCCGCCTCGGGGGGCGAGTTCTCGCGCTTGATGCTGTGCGTGAAGTACCTACTGGCCGACAAGACGGCGCTGCCCACGATAGTGTTCGACGAAATCGATACCGGCATCAGTGGGGAAATTGCTGTGAAGGTGGGTCGCATGATGCAACAAATGGCGCGCAAGCACCAGCTGGTGGCCATTTCGCACCTGCCGCAGATGGCGGCGGCCGGCGACGCGCACTACTTCGTGTACAAGGAAGACCGCGCCGACCGCACCGTGAGCCGCATCCGCCAGCTCGGCGAGGAGGACCGCATCAAGGAAATTGCCCACATGATTGCCGGCGCCAAGCCCAGCGCCAACGCCCTGCAAAGCGCCCGCGAGCTGCTGGCGCTGCGCGGCGAGGCCATGGCCGGGTAGGGGGCAAGGAGTGAATGGACGAATGAATGCATGGGTGAATGAATGTTGCCGTGGTTAACTTGCCGCCCTAATTTGGGTGGCAGGCGAAGCAGCCGAATTGCATTTCTCATTCGCTCATTCATCCATTCTCTCATTCACGCAATGTCCAACAACCTGCTCGCCGGCAAAGTCGGCATTATTTCCGGCGCCCTCAACGAGAAATCCATTGCCTGGAAAGTGGCCCAGCGCGCCCACGCCGAAGGCGCCCGCTTCGTGCTCACCAACGCCCCGCTGGCCATGCGCATGGGCGAAATCAATAAGCTGAGCGAGGAGTGCAACGCCCCCATCATTCCGGCCGACGCCACGTCGGTGGAGGATTTGGAAAAGCTGTTTGCCGGGGCCCAGGAGCAGCTGGGCGGCAAGCTCGACTTCATGCTCCACTCCATCGGCATGAGCCCCAACATCCGCAAGGGCAAGCACTACGGCGAGCTGAACTACCAGTGGTTCCAGCAAACCATCGACATTTCGGCCCTCTCGTTCCACAAAATGCTGGCCGTGGCCGAGAAGCAGGACGCCTTCAACGAGTGGGGCAGCGTGGTGGCCCTGAGCTACATCGCCGCCCAGCGCGCTTTCCTCGACTACACCGACATGACGCAGGCCAAGGCCATGCTCGAAAGCATTGCCCGCAGCTACGGCCAGCGCCTGGGCAAGCTCAAGAAGGTGCGCGTCAACACCGTGTCGCAGTCGCCCACCAAAACCACGGCCGGCGCCGGCATCAGCGGCTTCGACGCCTTTTACGAGTTTGCCGACAAGATGTCGCCGCTGGGCAACGCCCCCGCCGAGGCCTGCGCCGACTACTGCATCTCGCTGTTTTCGGACCTCACCCGCTACGTGACCATGCAGAACCTGATGCACGACGGCGGCTTCAGCACCACCGGCATCTCGCAGGAAATGGCCGATTTGATGGAAAAGGCCAGCGCCTAACCGCCCGCTGGGGCCCCACGAAAAAGCCCGGCCGTAACCAGCTTGTCCTAACCCAAAACTCAAAAGCCCTTCCAGCCATGTGGCCGGAAGGGCTTTTTGAACGTTTGCCTGTCTGGTTTGCCGCTTTTCAAGCAGTGTTGATTAGCAAAAAGGGCCTTAGCGTTGTCTCCGAAAAGCCGGAAAAGAGTTGGATTTGGGGAAGGACAAGCACTGTGGGGGCAGGCTTTTAGCTTTTATGGCCCGGGTGGCGGGGCCTACCGGGCCCTGGGCGCGGCTCGCCACCGGGGCGCGTCCATCACCAGCGTGACGAGCAGGGCGTGGGGCAGCGTAACGATGGAGGCCACCACCAGCGCCAGGCTGAACCAGGCGCCGCCGTTGGGGAGGTGGGGGGCCAGTAGGCGGCCCAGCAGCAGCAGCGCCGCGCAGCTTAGCAGCAGGAGCGGGGCCGCCTGGCGCAGGAAGAAGGCCAGCCGGGGCACCAAATCAGCCGCGGGGCGCGGGCGGCCGGGCGCCGGGGCGTAGCCGAGCCAGCCCGTGAGGCGCAGCACGTGCTGCAAGCTGTGCCAAAATATAAAATACACGGCCACCGAGAGTTGGGGAGGCAGGGCCAGTAGCAGCAGCGCCAGGACCAGCACCTCGCCCAGCTCGGTGCGGAGCCGGGCCCATTGGCGATGGTAAGCCCAGCGGCCCCACAGGGCCAAGTGCCCGGCTACTACCACCGCGCCGAGGGCCGCAGCCGCGGTGGCCAACGCGGCCGCGGGTACCGTGGGGGCCCCGGTGAAGGCCAACAGCCCGTTCACGACGCCCGCGGTTTGCGCAGGCCACCCCCACAGGGGCATGGCAAACAGCAGCAGGCCTCGCAGGCAGCTGTGCGCCAACCACAGCCACGCCGGTGGCCGGGGCCCGGCCGGGGCGTCGGCCGAGCCCCAGTGCCACACCGTCAGTAAGAAGAAACCGCCGACCGTGGCCGCCGGCCAGGCCCACCACAGCGCCCCCACCAAGCTTGCCAAGCCCAAGTAGCCGAGTAGGAAGCCCAGCCAATACCGCCACCCGCCGGCCCCGGGGCCCCGGGGTTGGCCCGCGGGCAGCACCAGCTGGTCGCAGGCCCCGTGCGCCACGCCCAGCACCACCATGCCCACGGCCAGCGGCGGCCCCAGTAGTGCCCAGGCAGCGCCCGGAAACGCCGCGCCCACGCCGGCTAGCGCCAGCACAATCGCGTAAGAATAGCGCCGCCGGGACCAATCAGATGCAGAATCGAGGACCATGGTGCGTGGGGCAAAAGGTAATAACCAACACGGGCCGCTGCGCCGCGGAGCGGGGCAACGGCCCGTGGGCAACTAAAGTTATGGGCTGGCTTGGTTTGCTAGGCCACGGCGCCGACCCGGACGCCCGGCTGGCCCACGGCGCCGGCTACGGCTCCGGTGCCTTCGGGGTGGGCCTTCACCGCTGACTCACTGCGGGCAATGCCGTACACGACCAGGCCAAAACCGATTTTGTTAACGGCGTCGCCCAGGTTGTAGATCAGGTCGAGGCTGGACGACTTCAGCAGGTTGAGGCCGTCGGGCCCGAGCAGGCCACCAGGCATGGCCATGTAGCCGATGGGGTAAATGGCCCAGCCGGCGAAGATGAACCACGACAAGTAGCGCACCCCTTTCTGCACAGCCGCGGAATCGGACTTGGCTGCCAGCTGCGCAATTTCACCGTACCAGGCCGAATACAGAATGTAGACGTAGCCCAGCGTAGACAGCGCCCCCCATAGGTTAGAATGGAATTTGGAGCCGTCGGTGAAGGCCTCACCGATGTAGCCGCACACGAGCATAAATACAGCCGCAGCGACGAGCTTCCAAAGTAGGCCGATTTTGGCCCCGGCGCCCCGTACCAGTAGGTAAAACTCAATTACCATCAGCGGCACGGTCAGCGTCCAGTCGATGTAGCGCAGGGCCACGGGCGTCGAGTGAGTGCTGATGTAGTAGTCGCGCATGTAGTAGTAGTGCACGGCGGCAATGCCGGTAATCATCCCCGAAATCAGAAGCGAGGTTTTCCACTTGTCGGCCACGGTGCCGCGCTCGAAGAGGAAAAACACCGACGCGGCCGCCATGGCCATGTACCCCGTGAAAAAGGTGAACGCAACTGGGTCGTCAACCGGAATCTTCATGACATCAAGCAGCATGGTTTGCATGGCGGGTGGGTGTTTAGGTGAAAGTATGCCTCCTCAATAATCTAATGTACATTAATGTTTAACAAATAATCAAAAAAATATATGAGCAAACATTGTCGGGGTTTGATTGTCTAGGAGCAGCCTTTGAAGACCTTAGTAGCCGCGCGCTAAATCCACGAGATTCTCCAACGGTTCGCCCGCCTGAAAATGGGCAAGGTTGGTGAGGAAAACGTCCACTTTGCCTTCGTCTTCAAGGGGCTGGCCGCCAGCGGTGTGCTGGGTGAGCAGCACGTTGGGCAGGGCCCAGAGGGGGCTGGCGGCGGGCAGCGGCTCGGTGGCCGTCACGTCGAGCACGGCGCCGCCGAGGCGGCCGGCTTGCAGGGCCCCCACAAGGGCGGGCTCGTCGGTGGTGTTGCCCCGGCCCACGCTGGCGTATACGCTGCCCGGGCGCAGGGCCCCCACAAGGTCGGCCGAGAAGAACCCGTCGGCGCTGCCGGGCAGGGTGTTGATGACGACATCGGTTTCGGGCAGCACCGCCTTCAATTCGTCCACGGAGTGCAATTCGGCGGCGGGGCTGGTACGGGCCAGCAGCTGCACCGGGCACTCGAAGCCGCTGAGCTGCTGGCGGAGGGCCAGCGAAATAGCCCCGGCCCCGAGAATGACTACCCGCTTACCGCGCAGCAGGCCGGCGCGGTTGCGCACGAAGGCCCCACCCACCCAGCGCCTCTCGGCCTGAAACACGGCTAGCTCGGGCAGGTGGCGATACAGGGCCAGCAGCCCGGCCACCATGGTTTCGGCGCAGGGCCAGGCGAAGAAGTCGCCCATGTTGGCCACGGGCACGCCCACCAGCACGCCGCGGTAGCGCTCAAACCCGGCCGAATCAATTTGCCAGAACTTCAAGCCCGCTGGGGCCCCGGCGGCCAGCCACGCGGGCGGCACATTGCCCAGTACAGCCTCGGCCTGCTCGAAGGCCGCGGCCTGCTGCTCGGCCGGCACGTTGGCGCCGAAGGTAACGTCGTGGCCCGCCGGCAGGTGCTGGTGCAGGTAGGCGCGGGCGGCGGGGCTGAGGGGCGAATAAACGAACAGGCGCATGGCGAATGAATGGGTAAGGCCATAAAAAAGAACGTCGTGCCCGGAGAACCGCTGCACGACGTTCGACTGGCTGTCCAGCGGTGGGGGTGAGATTAAGCCGGGGCGACGGTGCCTTCGGCCGGGGCCCCGCCGTCTTTGGCGGCGGTGTCCTGGGGCGCTTGGTCGTCCTTTTTGGGGCCCC
This genomic stretch from Hymenobacter sp. PAMC 26628 harbors:
- a CDS encoding bacteriorhodopsin, whose translation is MQTMLLDVMKIPVDDPVAFTFFTGYMAMAAASVFFLFERGTVADKWKTSLLISGMITGIAAVHYYYMRDYYISTHSTPVALRYIDWTLTVPLMVIEFYLLVRGAGAKIGLLWKLVAAAVFMLVCGYIGEAFTDGSKFHSNLWGALSTLGYVYILYSAWYGEIAQLAAKSDSAAVQKGVRYLSWFIFAGWAIYPIGYMAMPGGLLGPDGLNLLKSSSLDLIYNLGDAVNKIGFGLVVYGIARSESAVKAHPEGTGAVAGAVGQPGVRVGAVA
- a CDS encoding D-2-hydroxyacid dehydrogenase, which codes for MRLFVYSPLSPAARAYLHQHLPAGHDVTFGANVPAEQQAAAFEQAEAVLGNVPPAWLAAGAPAGLKFWQIDSAGFERYRGVLVGVPVANMGDFFAWPCAETMVAGLLALYRHLPELAVFQAERRWVGGAFVRNRAGLLRGKRVVILGAGAISLALRQQLSGFECPVQLLARTSPAAELHSVDELKAVLPETDVVINTLPGSADGFFSADLVGALRPGSVYASVGRGNTTDEPALVGALQAGRLGGAVLDVTATEPLPAASPLWALPNVLLTQHTAGGQPLEDEGKVDVFLTNLAHFQAGEPLENLVDLARGY